A section of the Stenotrophomonas sp. 364 genome encodes:
- the bioF gene encoding 8-amino-7-oxononanoate synthase, whose product MARPDLHDRIQAQRKLRDAQGRIRVRRTVTRRDGVRLEIDGQWLTGFCSNDYLGLSQQFGVVSALQDAAAREGTGATASHLICGHHALHEALEREMAEWLGYPRALLFGSGFAANLAVQQALLSEEDDVCVQDRLNHASLLDATRLAGCRLRRYPHLDTEGALRQLKHAPDGAAMLVTDGVFSMDGDIAPLRSLSLVARMQEALLYVDDAHGIGVVGEHGRGCVADAGLGVADIPLQLATLGKALGGSGAVVLGDDALIQHLAETARPYIYTTAVSPAQAAASLAAVKLARRDDWRREKLGELIAVFRAGARQHGLELMPSDTPIQPLLCGAESTVMALSAALEASGFLVSAIRPPTVPEGKARLRVTLSALHTPAQVRALTDAIGHARDTVLRQQSLDALSA is encoded by the coding sequence ATGGCCCGCCCCGACCTGCACGACCGCATCCAGGCCCAGCGCAAGCTCCGCGACGCGCAGGGCCGCATCCGCGTGCGCCGCACGGTGACCCGTCGCGACGGCGTGCGGCTGGAGATCGACGGCCAATGGCTCACCGGCTTCTGCAGCAATGACTACCTGGGGCTGTCGCAACAGTTCGGGGTGGTCAGCGCGCTACAGGATGCCGCCGCGCGCGAGGGCACCGGTGCCACCGCTTCGCACCTGATCTGCGGCCACCATGCGCTGCACGAGGCGCTGGAGCGGGAAATGGCCGAGTGGCTCGGCTACCCGCGCGCGCTGCTGTTCGGCAGCGGCTTTGCCGCCAACCTGGCGGTGCAGCAGGCGTTGCTCAGCGAAGAGGACGATGTGTGCGTGCAGGACCGGCTCAACCACGCCAGCCTGCTCGACGCCACGCGCCTGGCCGGTTGCCGGCTGCGCCGTTACCCGCACCTGGACACCGAAGGCGCGCTGCGCCAGTTGAAGCACGCGCCCGACGGCGCGGCGATGCTGGTCACCGATGGCGTGTTCAGCATGGACGGCGACATCGCCCCGCTGCGCTCGCTGTCGTTGGTGGCGCGCATGCAGGAAGCGCTGTTGTACGTGGACGACGCGCATGGCATCGGCGTGGTGGGCGAACATGGCCGCGGCTGCGTGGCCGATGCCGGGCTGGGCGTGGCCGACATACCGCTGCAGCTGGCCACCCTGGGCAAGGCGCTGGGTGGCAGTGGCGCGGTGGTGCTGGGCGATGACGCCCTGATCCAGCACCTGGCCGAAACCGCCCGCCCGTACATCTACACCACGGCGGTGTCGCCGGCACAGGCGGCTGCCTCGCTGGCGGCGGTGAAACTGGCCCGGCGTGACGACTGGCGACGCGAAAAGCTCGGCGAGCTGATCGCCGTGTTCCGTGCCGGTGCGCGCCAGCACGGGTTGGAACTGATGCCATCCGATACGCCGATCCAGCCGTTGCTGTGCGGCGCCGAGTCCACCGTGATGGCCTTGTCGGCCGCGCTGGAAGCCTCCGGCTTCCTGGTCAGCGCGATCCGTCCGCCTACCGTGCCGGAAGGAAAAGCGCGCCTGCGCGTGACCTTGTCGGCACTGCACACCCCGGCGCAGGTGCGCGCGCTCACCGACGCGATCGGGCACGCGCGCGATACCGTGCTGCGCCAGCAGTCGCTGGATGCACTGAGCGCGTGA
- the bioH gene encoding pimeloyl-ACP methyl ester esterase BioH encodes MHIEVVGTGPALVLIHGWALHGGVFAPLVDRLAAQYQLHLVDLPGHGFSHDDATPLRLPHVVNAIAAATPPAVWCGWSLGGLFALHAAATLPQVRAVVMIAATPRFVRGDDWPHAVEPAVFEQFGQDLAQDYRGTLERFLALDAMGSEHARQELRTLREMLIARGEPAARALQEGLRLLENSDLRGALAGLGKPSLWLAGARDRLVSARAMQAAATLAPGAQAHVIAQGGHAPFLGHTDAVATQLQHFVAGLP; translated from the coding sequence CTGCATATCGAGGTGGTCGGCACCGGGCCGGCGCTGGTGCTCATCCATGGCTGGGCACTGCATGGCGGCGTGTTCGCGCCGCTGGTGGACCGCCTGGCCGCGCAGTACCAGCTGCATCTGGTGGACCTGCCCGGCCATGGTTTCAGCCACGACGATGCCACGCCGCTGCGGCTGCCCCACGTGGTCAACGCCATCGCGGCCGCCACGCCACCGGCGGTGTGGTGCGGCTGGTCGCTGGGCGGGCTGTTCGCCCTGCATGCCGCCGCCACGCTGCCGCAGGTGCGCGCGGTGGTGATGATCGCCGCCACCCCGCGTTTCGTGCGCGGCGACGACTGGCCGCACGCGGTGGAACCGGCGGTGTTCGAACAGTTCGGGCAGGACCTGGCGCAGGACTACCGCGGCACCCTGGAGCGTTTCCTGGCGCTGGATGCGATGGGGTCCGAACACGCCCGGCAGGAACTGCGCACCCTGCGCGAGATGCTCATCGCGCGCGGTGAGCCGGCCGCGCGTGCGCTCCAGGAGGGGCTGCGCCTGCTCGAGAACAGCGACCTGCGCGGCGCCCTGGCCGGGCTGGGCAAGCCGAGTCTGTGGCTGGCCGGCGCGCGCGACCGGCTGGTCTCCGCGCGCGCCATGCAGGCGGCCGCCACGTTGGCGCCGGGCGCGCAGGCGCATGTGATCGCCCAGGGCGGCCATGCGCCGTTCCTGGGCCACACCGACGCGGTGGCCACGCAGCTGCAACACTTCGTTGCCGGCCTTCCCTGA
- a CDS encoding SDR family oxidoreductase, giving the protein MDLGIAGRWALVCAASKGLGLGCARALVREGVNVVVAARGEDALDRAVLELQALPGARTVVGVVADITTVAGRDAALAACPQVDILVNNAGGPPAGDFRQFTRDDWIAALDANMLAPIELIRATVDGMIERGFGRVVNITSSSVKAPIDILGLSNGARSGLTGFVAGLARKTVAHNVTLNNLLPGQFDTDRLRGNFAYLAQQQGIDAGQIAERKRTHIPAGRFGTADEFGAACAFLCSAHAGYITGQNLLIDGGAYPGTF; this is encoded by the coding sequence ATGGATCTTGGAATCGCCGGTCGCTGGGCGCTGGTCTGCGCCGCCAGCAAGGGCCTGGGGTTGGGCTGCGCCCGTGCACTGGTGCGCGAGGGTGTGAATGTCGTGGTGGCCGCACGTGGTGAAGACGCGCTCGACCGCGCGGTGCTGGAACTGCAGGCGCTGCCCGGCGCGCGCACGGTGGTCGGCGTGGTCGCCGACATCACCACCGTGGCCGGCCGCGATGCGGCCCTGGCCGCTTGCCCGCAGGTCGACATCCTGGTCAACAACGCTGGCGGCCCGCCCGCCGGGGATTTCCGCCAGTTCACCCGCGACGACTGGATCGCCGCGCTGGATGCCAACATGCTGGCCCCGATCGAACTGATCCGCGCCACCGTGGACGGCATGATCGAGCGCGGCTTCGGCCGCGTGGTCAACATCACCTCCTCCTCGGTGAAGGCGCCCATCGACATCCTGGGGCTGTCCAACGGCGCGCGCTCGGGGCTCACCGGCTTCGTCGCCGGCCTGGCCCGCAAGACCGTGGCCCACAACGTCACCCTCAACAACCTGCTGCCCGGCCAGTTCGACACCGACCGCCTGCGCGGCAACTTCGCCTACCTGGCCCAGCAGCAGGGCATCGACGCCGGCCAGATCGCCGAGCGCAAACGCACCCACATCCCGGCCGGCCGCTTCGGCACCGCCGACGAGTTCGGCGCCGCCTGCGCCTTCCTGTGCAGCGCGCACGCCGGG